The DNA window AGTATCGCGGTTTATATGTGAATGTGTAGTGTGCATAAACTGCGACAGGGTCCAGCGATTTATGCGTGAATTAGCAATGTgcagaaacataaaataaactaaGTCCAtggtaaataaaaatatactaacaCATACATAAGTTCATAGAAATAAACTAAGTACCACATCACATAATACAAAAGTACACGACAAATCAAACATACATAGGTATCATcaatgaaaacataaaataaatagctACGACTCCTGCTTGTCCTCATCCTCCTCGTGAGAGTCATCTCCAAATGCGCCTAGGAGATATGACCTTGTAGCAGAGCGGCCCGTCTCACTCTGGCTGGCCTCTGGCGTTGCTGTGCTGGAGGATCGACGGACATGCCCACACCATATGCAGATGGAGGCGTCCCTCCCATGCTAAACCAACTGTCATACGGGTTGCTAGCAAGCTCATTCAAGTCTACATGAAACTGTGGCTGGGGGCTGGTACCCCTGAGGGTCAAACATCTGCGGCTGGTATTATTGAATCTCCTCCATATGTGGACGGTACCCCTGCACAATGTCCATCTGGAGCTGGGTCTCTGGCACCTAATCTTGTGGGGTCTGGTGCTGAAAATGCGAGGGTCGTCATCCCGGATTAGATCTACAAAGTCGGAATAGAATTGTAAACTGCCGACCTGGTCGTCCATATTCATCGTGAAAGTCGGGCCCGTCAAGTCATCATACATCTGTCCATGGATCTCATGGTATATCTGGAAGCTCGAAACATGTGTAAAAGGAACCTCTTGAGACCCCTGTCACGGTTTATGTACACTACTCATTCACACATAAACCGCGACACCCCTATCGTAGATTATGCCAATTTTTGCCTAGAACGTAAACTGCGACATCCTTGTAGCAGTTTACGTGTATTTCTAAACCGCAAGTCTCCTGTCACGATTTACATAATTTAcggaaaaaatatattttgatatcCGTTTTGTAAATTATATATACTGATAATATTGGAagccattttattttttatgataaattattCGCTGATCAATCTACTATTATGacttctcttttattattttagatgaaATTATTGacattttaggtttagatgaaTAACTgatttaatatcttatttaattttttgtgtatattAATATGTACAAtataaatgaaataattttaGACTTAATACGTTAAATGTTAGTATATTAATACAAACAAATATTAAtacacttaaaaaaaataaagaatgcaGCACTCTGTGAAATTAACTTCTTgttaaaaataagaacaaaaaacaaaaaattaaataaaggatAATACActctaaatttaaaagtttaaaacttaaaccttacaaaatcataataattataaCCCTAAACTTAAACTCAAATACTATATTCTCAAATCTTAAACTATATAAGCTAACCCTTACCccttaaatcataaaatttcaTACTCTTaaagttaatttaatttattttagagatataaattaattagttaattttatttttaaaaattttcccNNNNNNNNNNNNNNNNNNNNNNNNNNNNNNNNNNNNNNNNNNNNNNNNNNNNNNNNNNNNNNNNNNNNNNNNNNNNNNNgaaaatatctcatccttcTAAATGCTATCAACCATCttcaatataaattaaaagaggATTAGGCTATAACTAAATATACTATATTATTGCATTATaatcagaaaataaaatggacaATTTGATACTTTGTTGATATGTTTCACCCAATTGTTATGGGTttatttggatcctctaaattttgaattttattttagaggataaagtgtgatctcttattatttattttatagatgggaccaagaaaaaatataaaagaaaaatcattcaaaaataagagatcacactttattctctaaaataaaaattcaaaatttagagaatcTAAATTCAACTAtcatatttttaactaaatgtgtttttaataaaatattcatttcatagtatgacttttttttctaatttttgtgataataaatattttattcaataaatatatttCATTAGTTAATATTTCAATTATATTACACAATATAAATAAACTGATTATTGATTTATTACAAAACAATTATTTCAATAAActcaaaatatatacattaaattataatattaaaatatataaaatagtgTATTCCTTATTAAAAGGCTTGGTTACAAGACTTTACTATCTCACATGTGACTCATCACAAGTATCACTAGCCATTGTTCGGACAAGCTCTGCCAAGCTTAGTCAAGATGCTCCCTACACTAGGAAAAAAGAtgttagaaaattaaatcaagagGTATGCAAGTAATAAAAGTTTAGAAAATTCAAAggcaaaatttaatttgaattcaaaGTGGTTATAAGTTCATGGTTCATCACCAAGATTTTATAAACTTTTTGTGCTATCTATCAACTTGCATGGATTAGAATTTTCATGAAGCATGGTTAAAGAATTGAAGAAGCAAAGTTTGAGTTGAATACAATAATCATCAATTGGCTAGATATTGCTAGAAGCTAATATTGAAAGCTTGAAAATTTTCTAAGAACATTCAAGAGAATAGCACAACTACAACATTCTACAATattgaagaaattcaaaatcaaattgaattgaaattagAAGATTATGGAAACTACATGAATGCAAGTTGAAAGAAAATTTATGAAGCCAACTCATAAAATGGTTTGTAATATGATTTGTgattcataaattattatttttagtaggAAAAATTGCCTATATAAAGTCACATATGTCTTGTGTATTGTGTGTGTTCCATAATGAAATGAGTATGTTTTGAAATTCTCTCCTTTGTTTTATGAGTGTTAGTGAGTTTAAGAGATGAAAATATGATAGTGTCTTTTATATGAGTGAGTGATTCTAGGGCCAATTAAATTGTGGGTATTATATTtacatttggtatcagagctggtTAATCCAGCGCTTGGTGTTTGAGAGTTTGTGAGGTGTGAGAGAGTTCTCACATAGTTGTTTATTCATAGAGTCAATATGGAAAACACTTTTAATATTGTGTGGTCCGATCCTAAGTTAGATGGAAAACTTGATTATAGTTATTGGGAGACTTTGATGTCTACCCATTTGAAGGCCTAGAACCTGTGAAATTTCATTGAACCGGGTTTGCAAGAAGGAGCAGATGATGCCCAACAAAGGAGAGATCAATTGGCGTTATCTCAAATTCATCAAGGAGTAGATTATACGGTGTTTGGCAAAATAGCAAATGCCAAAAGtgcaaaggaagcatgaaacaCGTTGAAGCTATCATACAAAGGCGTAGATAAAGCTCAGAAAGTAAAGCTACAATCTTtaagaagagaatatgaaagGTACGAGATGTCGAGCTCCGAAACTGTTGAGTAATATTTTACTCGTGTTACAGATCTTGTCAATAAGATGAGAGTCTATGGAGAAGATATGCCCAATAGCAAAGTAGTGAAGAAAATTCTTCGCACCATGCCGATGAAGTATGACCATGTGGTGACTACGATACTAGAGTCACACAGTATGGATACCATGACGATTGCAAAGTTGCAAGGAACCATGGAAAGCCACATCAGTAGAATACTAGAGAAGTCAGAAAAATCAACCGAGGAAGCTCTGAAAAACCGAGTGAATTTAAACAATATTACAGCATCAAGCTGTACACAAGAAGGACGAGGTCGcagttttaattttcaaagtAGAGGTAGAGGAAATTTTAGAGGAAGAGGTCGTGGCAATTACAACCAAGGAAGTTACAATAATTTTACACCACCTAATCAAGGAAGAGGTGGAACGAATTTCAGGCCTGTCAACCAAGGAAGAGGTCGAGGTAATTGTTATCAAGAAAGAACCAATTTCAACTGTTTTCATTGTGGAAAGTATGGACACAAAGCAGCAGATTGCAGATTTAAAGTGATGAATAATAATCAAACACACGTTGCAGAAAATCAACATCAAAATACTTATGACAATCCGGgtactcaaattttattttttacaagtaattcatgtgctgaagatgaaaatatatggtacttggataatgcttgcaATAATCATATGTCTGGTAGAAAGGAGTTATTTTCTTCATTAGATGATTCAGTTAAACTATTATTGAAGTTTGGTAATAGTACAAAGATCCCTATTGAAGGAAAAGAGCACGTACCAATTAGATTGAAAGATGGTTCTCTGAGTTATATTTCTGATATTTTCTATGCTCTTGAACTTGATTACAATTTACTTTCTGAGAAGGGATATAAGATGATAACTTATCGTGAATATTGCACTGTATTTGACAACAATGGAAGGTTCATTGATAAAGCAAAGATGACTTCAAACAGAATGTTTCTGTTAAAAATTCAGTGTTAATCCCTCTTGCATGAGTTCTGTGGTACTTGATGATAACTGGTTGTGGCATGTGCGGTTTGGGCACTTTCATTTTTCTGGCCTAAACTACCTGTCAAgaaaagaacttatttttggTCTACTACGGATTCATATTCCCAATTGTGTTTGTGAGATTTGTCAACTGGAAAAGAAGCACAGATATCCATTCCCTACAGAAAAGTCTTGGAGAGCTAGAAGATTACTTGAAATTGTGCATTCAGATCTCTGTTCTGTAGAAGTTCCAAGTAATAGTGGTAGCAGGTACTTTatcacttttattgatgattttagtatatatacatGGGTATACTTTCTAAAGCAAAAATCAGAAGCATGTGATGTCTTTAAGACATTCAAGGTGTTTGTCGAAAAACAAAATGGCTGTAAAATCAAAATTCTCAGAACAGACAGAGGAACATAATATCTTGCATGTTCAGAATACTTTAAGCAACACAGAATTCAACACCAACTAACAACTAGATAcactcctcaacaaaatggagttgctgaaagaaagaatagaaccATCATGGATATAGTTAGATGCATGCTCAAGTCAAAACAAATGCCTAAAGAGTTTTGGGCAGAAGCAGTCGCAACAgcagttcatattttaaatagGTGTCCAACAAAGAGTGTTCGTGATAAAACTCCAGAGGAAGCTTGGAGTGGAAAGCGGCCTTCCATTCATCATTTTAGAGTCTTTAGGTGTATCACTTATGCCCATGTACCAGATCAATTAAGAAAGAAGTTAGATGACAAGGGCGAGAAGTGTATCTTTATCGGCTATAGTACAGACTCAAAAGCATACAAGTTGTACAATCTAGAATCAAAGAAAGTGATCATTAGCAGAGACGTGACATTTGACGAGAAAGCCATATGGGACTGGGACTCAAAGACAGAAAAGCATCCAATTGTAATTTCAAATACATGTGATGAAGTAGAAGAAAGGCAACCTGACACAATCAAACAACCAGAATCATCTAGAAGACCTCAAAGAGAGAGGAGATTACCTGCTAGATTAGCATATTATGAAGTTGGCAATGACAATGATCCGTCCGATgaagaaatcataaattttgctctattttcagattgtgagccgttgaactttgaagaagcctttaaagacaacaattggaagaaagcaatgGATGAGGGGATTCATGCCATTGAGAAGAATGACACATGGGAGCTGACAGATTTACCAGCAGATAAGAAGTCGATTGGAGTAAAGTGGGTTTACAAGACTAAGTACAAACCCAGTGGTGAAGTTGATAGTTTCAAAGCAAGATTAGTTGCAAAAGAATACAAACAAAAATTAGGTATCGACAACTTTGAAGTATTTGCTCCTGTTGCTAGATTAGACACTATTTGTATGATTATTTCACTCTCGGCTCAAAATAAGTGGAAGATACGTTAAATGGATGTTAAGTCTGCATTTCTAAATGGCACTTTAGAAGAAGAAGTGTATGTTGAGTAACCTGCAGGATATGAAGTTCTTGGAAAAGGAGATAAAGTTTACAAGTTGAAGAAAGCTTTGTATGGGTTAAAGCAAGCACCAAGAGCGTGGTACAAGAAGATTGATTCTTATTTCATTGAGAATGGTTTCAGAAGATGTCCGTTTGAGCATACTCTTTATATCAAGTTCGTTGAACCTGGAGATATCTTGATCGTGTGtctttatgttgatgatttaaTCTTTACTGGCaacaatttgaagataattGCAAAATTCAGGGAGGCTATGATAAAACACTTTGAAATGATAGATATGGGCTTGATGTCTTACTTTCTTGGCATTGAAGTAGTTCAAAAAGATGGTGGAATTTTCATTTCTCAGAAGAAATATGCAAATgatattttgaagaaatttcagATGGAGCACTCAAAACCAGTTTCTACTCCAGTTGAAGAGAACTTCAAATTGTTAAGAGAAGATAAAGGAAGAGTAGTAAATCCCACATACTATAAAAGCTTGATTGGAAGTCTAAGGTACTTGACTGCAACTAGACCAGATATTGTGTTTGGAGTTGGTTTGCTTAGCAGATTTATGGAGGAGCCTTGTACCAACCATTTGCAAGCGGCAAAGAGAATTCTTCGATATATCAAAGGTACTTTAAATGATGGAATTTATTAGGAGAATACTAATGAAGTAAATCTTGTTGGCTACACTGATAGTGATTAGGCCGaagatatagaaataagaaaaagtacTTCAGGGTTTgtatttcatcttggttctggTGCAATTTCAAGGTCGTTAAAGAAACAATCAGTAGTAGCACTATCTACAGCAGAAGCAGAATATATAGCAGTAGCAAGTTGTGCAACACAAGCAGTTTGGCTAAGAAGAATTCTTGAGAAATTGAACGAGAAACAAAATACTTCAACAACAATATTTTGCGATAACAAGTCAGCTATTGCACTTTGCAAAAATCCAGTATTCCATGGAAGATCAAAGCATATTGATATTCGGGTTCATAAAATCATAGAGTTGGTGAATGAGAAAGAAGTTTTTATTGAGTACTGTCCCACTGAAGATCAAGTTGCTGATATCTTTACAAAACCACTGAAGACAGAGTTATTTTACAAGTTGAAAAGGATGCTTGAAATGATTAATTCTACAAGCTTGATTTAAGGGAGGCAATGTTAGAAAATTAAATCTAGAGGTATGCAAGTAACAAAAGTTTAGAAAATTCAAAGGCAAAATTCAATTTGAATTCAAAGTGGTTACAAGTTCATGGTTCATCACCAAGATTTTACAAACTTCTTGTGCTATCTATCAACTTGCATGGATTAGAATTTTCATGAAGCATGgttaaaaaattgaagaagcaaAGTTTGAGttgaatataataatcataaattGGCTAGATATTGCTAGAAGCTAATATTGGAAGCTTGAAGATTTTCTAAGAACATTCAAGAGAATAGCACAACTACAACATTCTACAATattgaagaaattcaaaatcaaattgaattgaaattagAAGATTATGGAAACTATATGAATGCAAGTTGAAAGAAAATTTATAAAGCCAACTCATAAAATGGTGGTCATTACAAAATTGATTTGTgattcataaattattattttagtaagAAGTattgcctatataaaggcacgTATGTCTTGTGTATTGTGTTTGTTCCATAACAAAATGAGTATGTTTTGAAATTCTCTCCTTTGTTTTATGAGTGTTAGTGAGTTTGagaaatgaaaatataatagtatCTTTTATATGAATGAGTGATTCTAAGGCCAATTAAGTTGTGGGtattatatttacaaaagagcTAGGTGTCGAATAATCATTTCACAAATAAGAATATCTTTATCTATGAAATAAGATATGTACGCTATAATTcaccttataaaaattattgtctacctaacaaaatcattaaaaaatttaaaccgtCTTATTGTAATGCTAACTTCGTAACTAGATTTTTAGACTTTTCTTTGTTTAGTacgaaaatatataaaagtatgttccttatttctatatatttgcttaaaataaaaaatactagaattatttagtatttttctaattgctttttttaattaaaaaaaaaaaaccaagtCTACTCATTTAACTTGTCATTTTAGATGAGTCGAGTCAAATCAAAATGTTTTCTTGGttcatccaaaaaaaaaaaatggacaaatcaatttttcaatttgaACTCGTTCCTCGTGACAAGTTGGCTTGAATAATCTGCCCGCCCATTTAGACTGCTCTGataattcatattttattcaTCATTAAAGGACGAATAAATCCTACTTAAATTGACACTACATGTATAAGTGAAATATATAAGTCGTACTTACCTGATATTTTAAGCAAATATATAAGTGAAATAAAACAATCCCTTCACAAACAGTGGCACGTAAATTGGTTGTTTTTCTTAAAACCCATACTACACCAAGagtactttaaaattaaaatcatactGTTCATTACGATACAATCTCTTGAATTGGAAATAATAAGTTTTTTATAAATGGTTTGGTACTTGCATATTACAAAATGAGCAGGAGTACGATTTCCAGGGTTAACACATCCTGGAATAATTGGAACTGCACCATCAATGGAACTGCTGAATATATGGAACGAAAGAGAGAGGCTTGTTGAAGAAAATGGGGTCAAGTCTCTTAAACTATGTGAGGTTTTACACTCACGACCCTTGGCAAACTTACCATCAACAAAAGGTTGTCACCTTGGCAAGGTATGCAAAATATGATGATGAAATCCAAATTCTATTTCATTTTAAGGCTTTTATTTTCCTTACTTTAAATGTCATTGTTGTAGATTCCAAAAGGCACCGTTGAATGGGAGAAGATCGCGAAAGAGGCTGCAAGAACAATACCGGGAAGAGAAAATGGAGGAAATTGTGACATCAAAAATCTTAGTAAAGGTTCAAAGATATACCTTCCAGTTTTTGTGGAAGGAGCGAATCTCAGCACCGGTGACATGCATTTCTCACAGGGTGATGGAGAGATCTCATTTTGCGGTGCCATAGAGATGAGTGGCTTCCTAGAACTTAAGTTAGTATATGTAGAAATCATTCATTTGTGTCTTTgttattctatatatatttttcgaaatatTTAAGTGTACTAAAGGATCAAGTATTTTAGTAGTTTTAGTTATTAATCtcaatcataaaatatatatgattgatattaatgactaaaattaataataaaactattaaaatacttatatattttgttttttatttttttttatgttatttgatGCCATCACAATTTTATATCTTAATCATGattttatgtgtatataaaaaaattagtcactaaaataattattatttaaaatatatattaaaatataaaatatatattaaaaatgaattaattaatatatatttatatataaatatataataattaattttattgacGTGCATATGAATTTTTGTATCTGGTGAATGGTGTAGAACAACTGTATAATGTAGCCAATTTTATGTGTTAGGTGCGAAATTATAAGGGGTGGAATGAGAGAGTACCTTACACCAATGGGGCCCACTCCACTTCATGTGAATCCAATATTTGAGATAGGCCCTGTTGAGCCAAGATTCTCAGAGTGGTTGGTTTTTGAAGGGATTAGTGTGGATGAAAGTGGGAGGCAACACTTTCTAGATGCAAGTGTTGCTTACAAGCGAGCAATCCTCAATGCTATTGACTACCTATCCAAGTTTGGATACTCCAAGGAACAGGTTTGACCTTAACCATAATCTTCACATATACGAACTAGGAATTACTAATAAATTTTCAGTTCTCTTTTATCCAAATACATTAGAAAGAACAAAAATACCATTTGAACCCTAAAACTGAGCCAGAAATCAGTCACATACATATTACCATTAAGTATTATTTGACTTGACAAGTCTTATTTGGCTATTCAAATATTTTGGATTAATTATTGTAAGGTTTTGTTACATTAACTGCAAAgtatgattatatatattaaaatgtttGATTATTAATGACTTGTTTACCTTCATTAGAACATTTTGAATATTAATTGTTTGAGTAAATagtaaaattcgtttttaaaAGATGATCTGTTATTTAAattgatatttatataaaaattttttttaattaaatttgtccttcaaaaattttaaattgatcatATTAATCCTTTCGTCACTTTCGTTATTTATAGCATTAACATTTGCAGATATGACACATTAAGTGACATCAAACACGGACCAAAGATTCCTCTTAATTTGGAGTTAATTTCATCTAATTATCTAAACTTAATTAAAACTACTGGATATGTATTGTAATAAGTGTGATATCACTTAACATACTACATTAGcaacgaaaataataaaaggactatataactaatttaaaattattgaaagacaaatttaattaaaaaaattttttcaaaaaataatttaaaaaacaataatctttcttaaataattttgacCATTATTTACTCTTAACTGTTTTCTTCACAAAACATTTTGGTTAAGTATGGTATTAAATTTGACTATTTCTGGTGGAAAGTTTGATTATTGACATTAATATTAAAATGTTTGATTATTAAGACTGAGTTCAGATTTTTGAGTTAGGGGGTGGGCGGTGGGCGGGTGTCGAAGGAAGTGGTTATTAGATATTTTACAACAGATGGGATCATGGtgttttttctatatataataggtggctgtatttttctttttcccacaagaaaaaagagttaaaatctGTATCTAATTTAAATACAATGAgcatattgaaaattttaattcattaatataAGTTGaagtttattatatataaaactgtaatgtgaatttaaaaaatcagttatcaaataaattattatatatttgtgtataaaatacatatattatttattttatttttaaaatatattttatatttaatcatattatatgtatacaaaaattagttatcaaattagttactatatatttgtatatagatagataaatgtatttattaaaatactttaaatatatattttgtgtgactgatttaatgtttaatttcttgtgaACCAGGCTAATAGAATTGCTAATTTGCTGTGTATGTGTTGAACAATAGGCATATATTCTTTTGTCTTGTTGCCCATGTGAGGGAAGAATATCTGGAATTGTTGATTCCCCTAATGCTTGTGCGACATTGGCCATTCCAACAGCTATATTTGACCAGGTAAATTAATCTTCACTTATTTTCTCTCACTGTTGCAAAACATCATGTATGGTCTTAATCAAGTATTGATGATGtcctaaataataatataagttttCAGTAGTTTAAGTAGTATAGTATCAAACCATATTATTGTAtggtttaattatattatcttggTCCAAAAATGcattaacaagagaaaataATTCTTAAGCTAATTGTTAGCACAAGAAAAATGTTAATATGAATTCATGTTTGTGAATGTGTGCAGGATATTCGTCCTAAAAGTAGCAAGGTGCAAGTTGGACCTCGTCTTGTAAAGACACCAGATGTCTTCAAATGCACTTATGATGGAAACTTACCAACTACAATGAACCTTAGTGCCGCATTTCATGATTCAAATTAGTTAGACAATTGTTGGAATGATGTTAAAACCTTATGGATTCTAATAAATTATGTAAACTAGAATAAGCTCGTACAGGGTTGATCGAATACATTAATGGTATTTATCTAAAGATACGAGCTTTAATttagagaaaaacgaaaatataTTTGGAATCATGGTCCTAAACTTAGAGATCGGTGGTGgagaaaatctaaaagaaacTGTAAACGAAAAGCAGGCTTACTATCTCATGCGGGAAGACACAATAATAAGAGTGGTAATAAGCAACCTCCCTCTATATTATTTGGGCTTATTTATTTAAACTACTAAATCAATGACGAAAAATATCATTTCACTACAATTTGAACTTTTGTAGGGGTCAAAGGATAGTAAGAAGAAAGATCTGGGAATTGAATATTATGTTACATAATATTGCTTTGAATGCAGGTGCTAAAGACAGCAATATGGGCTTTTTTTGAGTGAAATGGTATCagattcaaagaagaagatTAAGGAAGAAAGGAGTTGCAGAATGAAGGAAGAATGAAGAGCAGAGTTGTTATGCACTTTTGGCATTGAAGATTGAAAACTAAAGTGAAAGTTAGTCACATGGGTTCAGTTGTGTAACTTATAGCACAGTTGTTACTTATTGTAAACCACACGTATTTTAACAAACTTAACATAACAAACTGAGCTAACAGAATCAATTTGCTAAGCTAACAACTAACTAAGCTAACAACTAGCAACTAactgtgtgtgtatgtgtgagCTAAGCTTAACAAAAGGCTAAAGCCAGCTAACTCCCTTTCTCTTAGCTTACTCTATTATGACCCCTGCTATTCAACTTCCTTTTTAGTGCTTACA is part of the Arachis duranensis cultivar V14167 chromosome 1, aradu.V14167.gnm2.J7QH, whole genome shotgun sequence genome and encodes:
- the LOC107481376 gene encoding uncharacterized protein LOC107481376; the protein is MAPPTPRLVVPIELKKKPWEQKLPLHNRWHPHIPYVAEVNTGEVFRIEMVDWTGGAIKDDNSAMDIKLLDLSITHYLSGPIRIIDSDGIAAKPGDVLAVEICNLGPLAGDEWGYTGIFDRENGGGFLTDHFPSAAKAIWYFEGIYAHSPQIPGVRFPGLTHPGIIGTAPSMELLNIWNERERLVEENGVKSLKLCEVLHSRPLANLPSTKGCHLGKIPKGTVEWEKIAKEAARTIPGRENGGNCDIKNLSKGSKIYLPVFVEGANLSTGDMHFSQGDGEISFCGAIEMSGFLELKCEIIRGGMREYLTPMGPTPLHVNPIFEIGPVEPRFSEWLVFEGISVDESGRQHFLDASVAYKRAILNAIDYLSKFGYSKEQAYILLSCCPCEGRISGIVDSPNACATLAIPTAIFDQDIRPKSSKVQVGPRLVKTPDVFKCTYDGNLPTTMNLSAAFHDSN